A region of Fimbriimonadaceae bacterium DNA encodes the following proteins:
- the recA gene encoding Protein RecA, which yields MAVEKTANTDKQRALELALSQVEKQFGRGAIIRLGDDEREKVESIPTGSLSLDMALGVNGIPRGRITEIYGPESGGKTTLTLHIIAEAQKRGGLALFVDAEHALDTAYAKQLGVDVDRLYVSQPNSGEEALEIMDAMVRSGAVDIVVLDSVAALVPKAELEGEMGDSHVGIVARMMSQALRKLGPSIGNTKTAAIFINQIREKIGVMYGNPETTPGGRALKFFSSVRLEVRKGDAIKSGSEQIGARTKVKIVKNKVAPPFKQVEFDVIFGKGISRAGDLLDVAVTQGVVTRSGTFYNYGDVRLGQGRDNAREFLEINPEIFEEIDGKVRASFSDETEKAKALVTAAYEEA from the coding sequence GTGGCAGTAGAGAAGACGGCGAACACTGACAAGCAGCGCGCCCTGGAGCTCGCGCTCTCTCAAGTTGAAAAGCAATTTGGACGCGGGGCCATCATTCGACTCGGTGACGACGAACGGGAGAAGGTCGAAAGCATTCCGACCGGCTCTCTCAGCCTCGACATGGCGCTTGGGGTGAACGGAATACCTCGCGGCCGCATCACGGAGATCTATGGTCCGGAGAGCGGTGGCAAGACGACCTTGACGCTTCACATCATCGCCGAGGCGCAAAAGCGGGGCGGGCTCGCCCTGTTTGTCGATGCCGAGCATGCCCTCGATACGGCGTATGCCAAGCAGCTAGGTGTAGACGTAGATCGGCTATATGTCTCGCAGCCGAACAGTGGCGAAGAGGCATTGGAAATCATGGACGCGATGGTCCGGTCGGGTGCGGTGGACATCGTCGTGCTCGACTCGGTTGCGGCACTGGTGCCGAAGGCTGAGCTCGAGGGCGAGATGGGTGACTCCCATGTCGGCATCGTCGCCCGGATGATGTCGCAAGCCCTGAGAAAGCTCGGACCCAGCATCGGCAACACGAAGACGGCTGCCATCTTCATCAACCAGATTCGCGAGAAGATCGGGGTCATGTACGGCAACCCCGAGACCACGCCGGGTGGCCGAGCGCTCAAGTTTTTCTCATCGGTCCGGCTCGAGGTCCGCAAAGGCGACGCCATCAAGTCGGGTTCCGAACAGATCGGAGCCCGAACGAAGGTCAAGATCGTCAAGAACAAGGTTGCTCCTCCCTTCAAGCAGGTCGAGTTCGATGTGATCTTCGGCAAGGGCATCAGCCGAGCGGGAGATCTGCTCGATGTCGCGGTGACGCAAGGCGTCGTCACTCGCTCGGGCACGTTCTACAACTATGGCGACGTCCGGCTCGGACAGGGTCGGGACAATGCGCGCGAATTCCTCGAGATCAATCCGGAAATCTTCG